A single window of Vibrio campbellii CAIM 519 = NBRC 15631 = ATCC 25920 DNA harbors:
- a CDS encoding LuxR C-terminal-related transcriptional regulator: MRKTMEQYKDQPEILMITQQSLQSENFKEILSKRTETKITIIDSKNPSYHELIPEQYFLLVDFSVDIPSDTLVYLKDSEKVLGTIMLNLSHELDTEELVSWPQLKGIFGPSDSMDKLCQGLSAIVNGDNWLSRRLLEQLLTYYKGKESNYIIEPAIEVELTRREVQVLQMLKDGGSNMEIADSLFISEHTIKSHLYNIFRKIEVKNRTQATSWAKRNL; the protein is encoded by the coding sequence ATGAGAAAGACTATGGAACAATATAAGGACCAGCCAGAAATCCTAATGATCACTCAGCAAAGTCTGCAGAGTGAAAACTTCAAGGAGATACTTTCTAAGAGAACAGAAACAAAAATAACCATCATCGATAGTAAAAATCCAAGTTACCACGAGTTGATTCCTGAACAGTATTTCTTACTAGTCGATTTTTCAGTAGATATCCCTTCTGACACTTTAGTTTATCTGAAAGATAGTGAGAAAGTACTTGGGACCATTATGTTGAATTTAAGTCATGAGCTAGATACTGAAGAACTTGTGTCTTGGCCTCAGCTAAAAGGTATATTTGGCCCCAGTGATTCAATGGATAAGTTATGCCAAGGTTTAAGTGCGATCGTCAATGGTGATAATTGGCTATCGCGTCGTTTATTGGAGCAGCTTCTTACTTACTATAAAGGTAAAGAGTCTAACTACATTATTGAGCCAGCAATAGAAGTAGAGCTTACACGTAGAGAGGTTCAAGTTCTTCAGATGCTTAAAGATGGTGGTTCTAATATGGAAATAGCGGATTCACTATTTATCAGTGAGCACACGATAAAATCACACCTATATAATATTTTCAGGAAGATTGAAGTCAAAAACAGAACGCAAGCAACCAGTTGGGCAAAAAGAAACCTTTAG
- a CDS encoding LuxR C-terminal-related transcriptional regulator, producing MENQNTRKVILITEDSLQSSLLKDVLETKLNINVQLISPEKLDTQPESVSSISAILLDYSVISEEVFSRYMEFKKTDLKDTIEVLINCDKSITTEELFVWQSLAGIFYTSDGISTLQAGIGKVLQGDMWFSRKFSQQYITHLRRHSRPLNKTVPTILTKREQQIITFLSMGASNQQIAAQLFVSENTVKTHLHNIFKKIEVKNRVQALIWAKENIFDMPLAV from the coding sequence ATGGAGAATCAAAATACAAGGAAAGTGATCTTAATAACGGAGGACAGCTTACAGTCTTCACTGTTAAAAGATGTGCTAGAGACTAAGCTCAACATCAATGTTCAGTTGATCTCTCCTGAAAAGCTCGATACTCAGCCTGAATCGGTCAGTTCAATCTCTGCGATATTGTTAGATTACAGTGTGATATCAGAAGAGGTCTTCTCTCGTTACATGGAGTTTAAAAAAACGGATCTCAAAGACACGATAGAAGTTCTTATTAACTGCGATAAATCGATTACAACTGAAGAGTTGTTTGTTTGGCAATCATTGGCTGGCATCTTTTACACTTCAGACGGCATCAGTACATTACAAGCTGGAATAGGAAAAGTATTACAGGGTGATATGTGGTTTAGCCGGAAGTTTTCTCAGCAATATATCACCCATTTACGTCGACACAGTAGACCACTTAATAAAACCGTTCCCACAATTTTGACCAAAAGAGAACAGCAAATTATTACCTTTTTATCTATGGGGGCTTCGAACCAACAAATCGCAGCGCAGTTATTTGTGAGTGAAAATACTGTCAAAACTCATCTCCACAATATCTTTAAGAAGATTGAAGTGAAAAACAGAGTGCAAGCATTAATCTGGGCAAAAGAGAATATTTTTGATATGCCGCTGGCAGTATAA
- a CDS encoding calcium-binding protein, which yields MSTNDTYLGDAGENHEIADFDGGNDVFIGFGGNDSFVGGGGDDFVVGGAGNDRLTGGAGDDILMAGTGNDYLGGGTGSDLLLGLLGDNKLNGGVGEDLLVAGSGDNILIGGSGADKFIFTDKFEGHGEAKVVDFTIGEDSLHIISESVTSFSDLTISYDAKGNAVFTDGADLTVKLIGVTQEDINTYGCDLFII from the coding sequence ATGAGCACAAATGACACATATCTCGGTGATGCGGGCGAAAATCACGAAATCGCTGATTTCGATGGTGGTAACGATGTATTCATCGGTTTCGGTGGTAATGATTCATTCGTCGGTGGCGGCGGTGATGACTTTGTCGTTGGTGGGGCAGGCAATGACCGTCTAACAGGCGGTGCTGGAGACGATATTTTGATGGCTGGCACAGGTAATGATTACCTAGGCGGCGGCACTGGAAGCGATTTGCTACTCGGTCTGTTAGGTGACAACAAACTTAACGGTGGTGTTGGCGAGGATCTGCTTGTTGCTGGTTCAGGCGACAACATCTTAATCGGTGGTTCAGGCGCAGATAAGTTTATTTTCACGGATAAATTTGAAGGTCATGGTGAAGCTAAAGTGGTTGATTTCACAATCGGCGAAGATTCTTTGCACATCATCAGTGAGTCTGTCACATCATTCTCTGATTTAACCATTAGCTACGACGCTAAAGGTAATGCTGTCTTTACTGATGGCGCAGATCTGACTGTCAAATTGATTGGTGTTACGCAAGAAGACATCAATACCTATGGCTGCGACTTGTTCATCATTTAA